A window of the Henckelia pumila isolate YLH828 chromosome 3, ASM3356847v2, whole genome shotgun sequence genome harbors these coding sequences:
- the LOC140890906 gene encoding mitochondrial outer membrane protein porin of 34 kDa-like — protein sequence MGKGPGLYSDIGKRARDLLNKDYQADQKFSVTTYSPTGVTLTSTGTKKGELFLADISTQLKHNNVTTDVKVDTAANLLTTITVDEPAPGLKTILSFRVPDQRSGKLELQYLHDYAGISSSIGLTANPIVNFAGVLGNSTVALGSDLSFDTKEGGLTKLNFGASFTNSDLIAALTLNDKGDTLCASYYHTVSPLTNTAVGAEVTHSFSNNENTITVGTQHSLDPLTTVKARVNHFGKASALIQHEWRPKSLITISTEVDTKSIDKSAKFGLALVLKP from the exons ATGGGCAAGGGTCCGGGTCTCTACTCCGACATTGGCAAAAGAGCTCGAG ATCTTCTGAACAAGGATTATCAGGCTGACCAGAAGTTTTCCGTCACTACCTACTCGCCCACTGGAGTT ACTCTCACGTCTACCGGAACAAAGAAAGGTGAATTGTTTTTGGCTGATATCAGTACCCAGTTGAAGCACAACAACGTCACAACAGATGTTAAAGTGGATACCGCAGCCAAT CTCTTAACCACCATCACGGTGGATGAGCCTGCTCCTGGGCtgaaaacaattttaagcttcAGAGTTCCCGATCAAAGGTCTGGAAAG CTGGAACTTCAatacttgcatgattatgctGGGATAAGCTCAAGCATAGGGTTGACTGCGAATCCGATTGTCAACTTTGCTGGTGTTCTGGGAAACAGTACTGTTGCTCTTGGGAGCGATCTTTCTTTTGATACCAAAGAAGGAGGCTTGACCAAATTGAACTTTGGAGCAAGCTTTACAAATTCTGACCTTATTGCTGCTTTAACTCT GAATGACAAGGGTGACACCCTGTGTGCATCATACTACCACACTGTGAGCCCATTGACCAACACTGCTGTTGGTGCAGAGGTGACCCACAGCTTTTCAAACAATGAGAATACCATCACTGTCGGTACTCAGCATTCATTGGATCCACTGACCACTGTGAAGGCACGTGTCAACCACTTTGGCAAGGCAAGTGCTTTAATCCAGCATGAATGGCGCCCAAAGTCCCTCATCACCATTTCAACTGAGGTGGATACCAAGTCTATCGACAAAAGTGCCAAGTTTGGTCTGGCCTTGGTTCTGAAGCCATGA
- the LOC140887894 gene encoding FACT complex subunit SSRP1, with product MADGHSFNSISLGGRGGTNPGQLKVHSGGVVWKKQGGGKAVEVDKSDLLALTWMKVPRSNQLGVRTKDGLHYKFTGFRDQDVASLTAFFQSNYGKTPEEKQLSVSGKNWGDVDLNGNTLTFLVGGKQAFEISLADVAQTQLQGKNDVMLEFHVDDTTGANEKDSLMEISFHIPNSNTQFVGDENRPSAQVFRDKIVSMADVGAGGEEAVVTFDGIAILTPRGRYNVELHLSFLRLQGQANDFKIQYSSVVRVFWLPKSNQPHTFVVVTLDPPIRKGQTLYPHIVMQFETDSVIDTTLSMSDELYHTKFKDKLNPEHKGLIHEVFITILRGLSGAKVTKPGNFRSNQDGYAVKSSLKAEDGVLYPLEKSFFFLPKPPTLILHEEIDYVEFERHTAGGSNMHYFDLLIRLKTEQEHQFRNIQRNEYHSLFDFISIKGLKIMNLGSAKTTEGVAAVLQSDDDDAVDPHLERIKNEAAGDESDEEDEDFVVDKDDGGSPTDDSGQGESDGSDSGGEKEVPLKKKLKKEPSFKASTSRKKTKDGDEDGSTKKKKPKKKKDPNAPKRAISAFMFFSQTERENVKKNNPGISFTEVGKELGDRWNKLTAEEKAPYEAKAREDKKRYSEEIKGYKNPQASNMGMADESDSE from the exons CCTCACCTGGATGAAGGTCCCTCGATCTAATCAACTCGGTGTTCGAACCAAAGATGGTCTTCACTATAAATTTACAGGTTTTCGGGACCAG GATGTTGCCAGTCTGACTGCATTTTTCCAATCCAATTACGGGAAAACACCAGAGGAGAAGCAACTCTCTGTGAGTGGGAAAAATTGGGGAGATGTTGATTTAAATG GTAATACACTCACATTTCTTGTGGGTGGTAAGCAAGCATTTGAGATATCTTTAGCTGATGTTGCACAGACCCAACTTCAAGGGAAAAATGATGTCATGTTGGAATTTCATGTGGATGACACAACTGGAGCTAATGAG AAAGATTCCTTGATGGAAATAAGTTTTCACATCCCAAATTCAAACACTCAATTTGTCGGTGATGAAAATCGCCCTTCTGCTCAG GTGTTCCGAGACAAGATAGTGTCAATGGCTGATGTTGGAGCCGGAGGTGAAGAAGCTGTCGTTACTTTTGATGGAATTGCCATCCTTACTCCTAG GGGACGATACAATGTTGAACTTCATCTCTCATTTTTGCGTCTCCAAGGGCAAGCTAATGATTTTAAGATCCAGTACAGCAGCGTTGTTCGTGTTTTTTGGCTGCCTAAG TCTAACCAACCTCACACCTTTGTGGTTGTTACTCTTGACCCACCTATTAGGAAGGGCCAAACATTATATCCACATATAGTGATGCAG TTTGAGACAGACTCTGTTATAGACACCACCTTGTCTATGAGCGATGAGCTTTACCATACCAAGTTTAAGGACAAGCTCAATCCAGAACATAAG GGACTCATACACGAAGTCTTTATCACCATTCTCCGTGGTTTGTCTGGTGCCAAAGTCACTAAACCTGGAAATTTCCGTAGCAATCAGGATGGCTATGCTGTGAAGTCATCACTGAAAGCTGAAGATGGAGTCCTTTATCCCCTCGAAAAGAGCTTTTTCTTTTTACCTAAACCACCCACCCTCATTCTTCATGAGGAG ATTGACTACGTGGAGTTTGAGAGGCATACTGCTGGAGGTTCAAATATGCACTACTTTGATCTTCTCATTAGACTTAAGACTGAGCAGGAGCACCAATTCCGAAACATTCAAAGAAATGAGTACCATTCACTTTTTGACTTCATTAG TATCAAGGGCCTGAAGATCATGAACTTGGGGAGTGCCAAGACCACCGAGGGAGTGGCGGCTGTTCTGCAGAGTGATGATGATGATGCGGTTGACCCGCATCTTGAGCGCATCAAGAATGAAGCAGCTGGAGATGAGAGCGATGAAGAA GATGAAGATTTTGTTGTCGACAAGGATGATGGAGGCTCCCCTACTGATGATTCGGGGCAAGGAGAATCTGATGGCAGTGACAGTGGAGGGGAGAAAGAG GTACCGTTGAAAAAGAAACTCAAGAAAGAGCCTTCTTTCAAGGCATCGACAAGTAGGAAGAAAACTAAAGATGGCGACGAAGATGGGTCAACAAAGAAGaagaaaccgaagaagaaaaaGGACCCAAATGCACCAAAGAGGGCCATCAGCGCCTTTATGTTCTTCTCCCAAACAGAAAGAGAG aatgtgaagaagaacaACCCTGGGATTTCATTCACGGAGGTTGGGAAAGAACTTGGGGATAGGTGGAATAAGCTGACAG CTGAGGAAAAAGCCCCATATGAAGCAAAAGCCCGGGAAGATAAAAAACGTTATAGCGAAGAAATCAAGGGGTACAAGAACCCACAGGCCTCAAATATGGGGATGGCAGACGAATCTGACAGCGAGTAA
- the LOC140886958 gene encoding plasma membrane ATPase 1-like, translating to MAANDEAMEALKREAVDLENIPIEEVFENLRCTREGLSSENANRRLEIFGHNKLEEKKESKILKFLGFMWNPLSWVMEAAAIMAIALANGGGKPPDWQDFVGIITLLIINSTISFIEENNAGNAAAALMARLAPKAKVLRDGQWVEEDAAVLVPGDIVSIKLGDIIPADARLLEGDPLKIDQSALTGESLPVTKSPGDGVYSGSTVKQGEIEAMVIATGVHTFFGKAAHLVDSTNQVGHFQKVLTAIGNFCICSIAVGMIVEIIVMYPIQHRPYRPGIDNLLVLLIGGIPIAMPTVLSVTMAIGSHRLSQQGAITKRMTAIEEMAGMDVLCSDKTGTLTLNKLTVDKNLIEVFSKGVDADTVVLMAARASRLENQDAIDAAIVGMLADPKEARAGIQEVHFLPFNPTDKRTALTYFDSEGNWHRVSKGAPEQILHLAHNKSEIERRVHSVIDKFADRGLRSLAVAYQEVPEGRKESPGGPWKFIGLLPLFDPPRHDSAETIRRALNLGVNVKMITGDQLAIGKETGRRLGMGTNMYPSSTLLGHNKDESIAALPVDELIEKADGFAGVFPEHKYEIVKRLQAMKHICGMTGDGVNDAPALKKADIGIAVADATDAARSASDIVLTEPGLSVIISAVLTSRAIFQRMKNYTIYAVSITIRIVLGFMLLALIWKFDFPPFMVLIIAILNDGTIMTISKDRVKPSPLPDSWKLAEIFTTGVILGSYLAMMTVIFFWAAYDTNFFTSVFGVASLEKKFHPNVRKMASAVYLQVSIISQALIFVTRSRSWSFTERPGLLLVGAFLAAQLVATLIAVYANWSFTAIEGIGWGWAGVIWLYNVICYIPLDFIKIIIRYVLSGRAWDLVFEQRIAFTRKKDFGKEERELKWAQAQRTLHGLHPPETQFGERSNYNDLNQMAEEAKRRAEMARLRELHTLKGHVESVVKLKNLDINTIQQSYTV from the exons ATGGCGGCGAATGATGAAGCTATGGAGGCTCTCAAGAGAGAAGCTGTGGATTTG GAGAACATACCGATCGAAGAGGTGTTTGAGAATCTGAGATGTACGAGAGAGGGGCTGTCATCTGAGAATGCTAACAGAAGGCTCGAGATTTTTGGTCACAACAAGCTCGAAGAAAAGAAG GAGAGCAAGATTCTGAAGTTTTTAGGGTTTATGTGGAACCCTTTGTCGTGGGTGATGGAAGCTGCGGCGATTATGGCCATTGCTCTCGCTAATGGAGGA GGAAAACCACCAGATTGGCAAGATTTTGTTGGTATCATTACTCTTCTTATAATCAACTCCACAATTAGTTTCATTGAGGAAAACAATGCCGGAAATGCTGCTGCTGCCCTCATGGCTCGTCTTGCTCCAAAAGCAAAG GTTCTTCGAGATGGGCAATGGGTTGAGGAAGATGCCGCCGTTCTTGTTCCAGGGGACATAGTTAGCATAAAGTTGGGAGATATTATACCAGCTGATGCTCGACTCCTAGAGGGAGATCCTTTGAAAATTGACCAG TCTGCTTTAACAGGGGAATCCCTTCCGGTGACAAAAAGCCCCGGGGATGGTGTATACTCAGGCTCTACAGTCAAACAAGGGGAGATAGAAGCAATGGTCATTGCCACTGGTGTACATACCTTCTTCGGAAAAGCTGCCCACCTTGTAGACTCCACTAATCAAGTTGGGCATTTTCAGAAG GTCTTGACTGCCATTGGAAATTTCTGCATATGTTCTATTGCTGTGGGGATGATTGTTGAAATCATTGTGATGTACCCAATCCAACACCGTCCTTATCGTCCAGGAATTGATAATTTGCTTGTGCTCCTTATTGGAGGAATTCCAATTGCAATGCCGACAGTGTTGTCTGTTACAATGGCAATTGGTTCACACCGTTTGTCCCAGCAG GGGGCAATCACTAAAAGAATGACAGCAATCGAAGAAATGGCTGGGATGGATGTGCTTTGCAGTGACAAAACCGGAACCTTGACATTGAACAAACTTACAGTTGACAAAAATCTTATTGAG GTCTTCTCTAAAGGAGTGGATGCAGATACCGTTGTTCTGATGGCTGCCAGGGCCTCTCGGCTGGAAAACCAAGATGCCATTGATGCTGCCATTGTCGGAATGTTGGCAGATCCCAAGGAG GCAAGGGCAGGAATTCAAGAGGTTCATTTCTTACCATTCAATCCAACCGATAAACGCACTGCTTTGACTTATTTCGATAGTGAAGGCAACTGGCATCGGGTCAGCAAGGGTGCCCCTGAACAG ATCTTGCATCTTGCGCATAACAAATCTGAGATAGAACGTAGAGTTCATTCTGTGATTGATAAGTTCGCTGACCGTGGGTTACGATCTCTGGCAGTAGCATATCAG GAAGTTCCTGAAGGAAGGAAGGAGAGTCCTGGAGGCCCATGGAAATTTATAGGGCTCTTGCCTCTTTTTGATCCTCCCAGGCATGATAGTGCAGAGACAATCAGAAGGGCTCTGAATCTTGGTGTAAATGTGAAGATGATAACTG GTGATCAGCTTGCAATAGGGAAGGAAACAGGGCGTCGTTTGGGGATGGGAACCAACATGTATCCTTCATCTACTTTGTTAGGACACAACAAAGATGAGTCTATTGCTGCCCTGCCCGTTGATGAGTTGATTGAAAAGGCTGATGGTTTTGCTGGCGTTTTCCCTG AGCACAAATACGAAATTGTCAAACGTTTGCAAGCCATGAAACATATTTGTGGGATGACTGGTGATGGGGTGAATGATGCCCCTGCTCTCAAGAAAGCTGATATTGGCATAGCTGTTGCAGATGCAACTGACGCTGCTCGTAGCGCATCTGATATTGTCCTGACTGAACCCGGACTAAGTGTTATCATCAGTGCTGTGCTAACTAGTCGAGCAATATTTCAGAGGATGAAAAATTACACG ATTTATGCAGTCTCTATCACAATCCGTATCGTT CTTGGTTTCATGTTGCTTGCACTTATATGGAAGTTTGACTTCCCACCTTTCATGGTTCTGATAATTGCCATATTGAATGATG GTACTATAATGACAATATCAAAGGATAGAGTGAAACCATCTCCTTTACCTGACAGCTGGAAGTTGGCTGAGATTTTTACGACAGGGGTCATTCTCGGGAGCTACTTAGCTATGATGACGGTCATTTTCTTCTGGGCAGCATATGATACAAACTTCTTCACT AGTGTATTCGGGGTTGCATCTCTCGAGAAAAAATTTCACCCCAACGTCAGAAAGATGGCATCTGCAGTATATTTGCAGGTTAGCATCATCAGTCAAGCCTTGATATTTGTGACTAGATCGAGGAGTTGGTCTTTTACCGAGCGTCCTGGACTTCTGCTCGTAGGCGCTTTTCTCGCTGCTCAGCTT GTTGCAACCCTAATTGCTGTATATGCCAATTGGAGTTTTACTGCGATAGAAGGGATAGGATGGGGTTGGGCAGGAGTTATATGGTTATATAATGTCATATGCTATATTCCACTCGACTTCATCAAAATTATCATCAGATACGTCTTGAGCGGGAGGGCTTGGGATCTTGTCTTTGAGCAAAGG ATTGCCTTCACAAGGAAGAAGGATTTTGGAAAGGAAGAGCGTGAGCTCAAGTGGGCACAGGCACAAAGGACTCTCCATGGGCTTCATCCACCTGAGACACAGTTTGGTGAACGCAGTAATTATAACGATCTAAATCAGATGGCAGAAGAAGCAAAACGACGCGCTGAGATGGCAAG GCTGAGAGAGTTGCATACTCTGAAAGGGCATGTGGAATCAGTTGTGAAGTTGAAGAATCTCGACATAAATACAATCCAGCAGTCCTACACGGTTTGA